In a genomic window of Sulfuriferula nivalis:
- a CDS encoding DHA2 family efflux MFS transporter permease subunit, translating to MATPNSVQAVPPPLHGAMLVLASMALALATFMNVLDVSIANVSIQAMSGDLGVSVSQGTWVITSFAVANAIAVPLTGFLTQRFGAVRLFVSSIVLFVIASWLCGMSTSLGMLIVFRVIQGAVAGPMIPLSQSLLLSSYPKEKTGLALTIWSMTTLVAPVAGPLLGGWITDNISWPWIFYINIPIGLLAAGVTWALYRHRETPTRKVPIDYVGLGLLIVWVGALQILLDKGNELDWFHSTQIVSLAVVSLVAFCFFLVWELTDKHPVVDLSLFRRRNFWSGTLALSVGYGVFFGNVVLMPLWLQQDMGYTATIAGAVLAPVGLLAILFSPFVGKNINKYDPRWFATIAFSVFALILWMRSQFTVQTDFVTIMIPSLIQGIAMATFFVPLVTLIFSGLSPDKIPAASGLSNFARIMAGGFGASIYTSVWVNRTAAHHAVLAEHINFANPVSQSTMNMLINMGMSEQQALAFVNNLMNQQAATLAVNDLSWLSAILFVALIGIIWLARPIKTVAKPAESAGAH from the coding sequence ATGGCTACACCCAATTCAGTACAGGCTGTGCCGCCACCACTGCACGGCGCCATGCTGGTGTTGGCTAGTATGGCTTTGGCGCTGGCGACATTCATGAATGTGCTGGATGTTTCTATTGCCAACGTGTCGATACAGGCTATGTCAGGTGATCTCGGCGTGAGTGTCAGTCAGGGAACCTGGGTGATTACCTCGTTTGCGGTGGCGAATGCGATAGCAGTGCCGCTGACCGGATTTCTGACTCAGCGTTTCGGCGCGGTGCGGTTGTTTGTATCCAGTATCGTGCTGTTTGTGATTGCATCCTGGCTGTGCGGCATGTCGACCAGTCTGGGTATGCTGATCGTGTTTCGGGTGATACAGGGTGCAGTAGCGGGGCCGATGATACCGCTATCACAGTCGTTGCTGCTGTCTAGCTACCCTAAAGAAAAGACCGGGCTGGCATTGACCATCTGGTCAATGACAACACTGGTCGCGCCGGTGGCGGGGCCACTACTGGGTGGGTGGATTACCGATAATATTTCCTGGCCATGGATTTTCTATATCAATATTCCCATAGGCTTGCTTGCTGCTGGCGTGACCTGGGCGCTGTACCGTCATCGTGAAACGCCTACCCGTAAAGTGCCTATTGATTATGTCGGGCTGGGCTTGCTCATCGTCTGGGTAGGGGCGTTGCAGATATTGCTGGATAAGGGTAATGAGCTGGATTGGTTTCATTCCACTCAGATTGTGTCGCTGGCTGTGGTTTCATTGGTCGCATTCTGTTTTTTCCTGGTGTGGGAGTTGACGGATAAGCATCCGGTAGTCGATTTGAGTTTGTTCCGCAGGCGTAATTTCTGGTCAGGCACCTTGGCACTATCCGTTGGTTATGGCGTGTTTTTTGGTAATGTGGTGCTGATGCCATTGTGGTTGCAACAGGACATGGGCTATACCGCAACCATAGCAGGTGCAGTGCTGGCACCTGTTGGCCTGTTGGCAATTTTGTTCTCGCCGTTTGTGGGGAAAAATATTAACAAGTATGACCCCCGCTGGTTCGCAACGATAGCATTCAGTGTGTTTGCGCTGATTTTATGGATGCGTTCACAGTTTACGGTGCAGACTGATTTTGTCACGATCATGATACCGTCGCTGATACAGGGGATTGCGATGGCAACTTTCTTTGTGCCGCTGGTAACACTGATATTTTCTGGGCTGTCACCCGACAAAATTCCCGCCGCTTCAGGCTTGTCTAATTTTGCCCGTATCATGGCAGGTGGCTTCGGCGCATCGATTTACACCAGCGTATGGGTCAATCGTACAGCTGCCCATCATGCTGTACTTGCAGAACATATTAATTTTGCCAATCCAGTGAGTCAGTCAACTATGAATATGCTGATCAATATGGGCATGAGTGAGCAGCAAGCGTTGGCGTTTGTGAATAATCTGATGAATCAACAGGCCGCGACACTGGCAGTGAATGATTTGAGCTGGCTTTCTGCAATAT
- a CDS encoding efflux transporter outer membrane subunit, translating into MNLDQHLIKLPLVTALLLTLAGCADFSGIAPQSKLLTPHALSASNQADATVFPQQHWWQAYGDTQLDDLIAQAIAHNPSLKIAQSRMLQAQAAASVADSALYPQVNAAAQSTRERLSANSIYPPPLGGSTVWMNSATVSASWQFDWFGKQHAALEAALGQVRAAQADTQAAQVVLAANVAQQYFSLARLQAQQQITKRMLQHGEQHEQLISQRAAAGLDNALVQHQSQAQVTQIQRDLAALDEQVAIARHALAVLTGAEPDATAQLTARLPLNIQADVPHAIPAELLGHRADVVAARWRVESELQSVHEAKAAFYPNINLTAFVGLEAIGLSQWLAADSRTLGAGPAISLPIFDAGRLRAQLQGRTAQTDVAIESYNTTVLNALREVADKLASGQALQTQLQAQTNTMTQLNAAYDLALARYRGGLSNYLVVLDADNAVLQQHSALIDLLARACDVHAGLMLALGGGYIEPQQSNKSADDKIAKVLK; encoded by the coding sequence GTGAACCTGGATCAACACTTAATCAAGTTACCGCTGGTTACGGCATTGTTGTTGACACTGGCAGGCTGCGCGGATTTCTCTGGCATTGCGCCGCAATCGAAATTGCTGACACCACATGCACTGAGCGCAAGTAATCAGGCTGATGCGACAGTGTTCCCGCAACAGCACTGGTGGCAGGCATATGGCGATACCCAGCTGGACGATCTGATTGCGCAGGCGATTGCGCATAATCCAAGTTTGAAAATTGCGCAAAGTCGTATGTTACAGGCGCAAGCTGCTGCATCAGTGGCGGACAGTGCGCTTTATCCACAAGTGAATGCTGCAGCTCAATCAACACGCGAGCGCTTGAGTGCGAACAGCATTTATCCACCACCACTGGGTGGCAGTACGGTGTGGATGAATTCAGCTACAGTCTCGGCATCATGGCAATTTGACTGGTTTGGTAAACAGCATGCGGCGCTGGAGGCAGCGCTCGGGCAAGTGCGGGCAGCGCAGGCGGATACACAAGCTGCGCAGGTGGTATTGGCGGCAAATGTTGCACAGCAATATTTCAGTCTGGCTCGCTTGCAAGCACAGCAGCAGATCACCAAACGTATGCTGCAGCATGGCGAACAGCATGAACAGTTGATTAGTCAGCGTGCAGCTGCAGGTCTGGATAATGCATTGGTACAGCATCAGTCACAGGCGCAAGTAACACAAATTCAACGTGATCTGGCTGCACTGGATGAGCAGGTTGCTATTGCCAGGCATGCGCTCGCGGTGCTGACGGGTGCAGAGCCTGATGCGACAGCGCAATTGACAGCACGATTGCCGCTTAATATTCAAGCTGATGTTCCTCATGCAATTCCAGCTGAACTGTTGGGGCATCGTGCAGATGTGGTTGCAGCGCGTTGGCGAGTTGAGAGTGAATTGCAAAGCGTACACGAAGCTAAGGCAGCTTTTTATCCCAATATTAATCTTACGGCGTTCGTTGGCTTAGAGGCAATCGGACTTTCGCAATGGTTGGCGGCTGATAGCCGTACGCTAGGTGCTGGCCCGGCCATCAGTTTGCCGATTTTTGATGCAGGTCGCTTGCGCGCCCAGCTGCAGGGACGAACCGCACAGACTGATGTCGCCATAGAAAGTTATAACACAACAGTATTGAATGCATTGCGTGAGGTGGCCGACAAGCTGGCATCAGGTCAGGCGTTACAAACTCAGTTACAGGCTCAAACGAACACTATGACGCAACTAAATGCGGCATATGATCTGGCTTTGGCGCGGTATCGTGGCGGTCTGAGCAATTATCTGGTCGTGCTGGATGCAGATAATGCCGTGTTGCAACAACACAGCGCGCTGATCGACCTGCTGGCACGCGCCTGTGATGTGCATGCAGGGCTGATGCTGGCGCTGGGTGGTGGTTATATTGAACCTCAACAATCGAATAAATCTGCAGATGACAAGATAGCGAAGGTATTGAAATGA
- a CDS encoding HlyD family efflux transporter periplasmic adaptor subunit — protein sequence MSEQNKSDISPVTANAAARKKWMLVLVVVFVLVALAYLVHWYVHGRNYEYSDDAYVAANIVQITPQVAGTAVGIAVNETDFVRAGEVLVTLDSTNAQVALRDAEAQLAQTVREVRTLYAANNSLTSTLAQHRAELDQARTDMSNAQEDLVRRQPLVATGAVSREELQHAQTAVDAMRSHVAALTAALNTAQQQLLANQALTGGVAVRNHPRVLAAAVKVQQAYLDLHRVAILAPVDGYVGKRNVQLGQRVAIGVPLLTIIPLKQIWVDANYKESQLRRIRIGQPVALTADVYGDKVDYHGRVAGIGSGTGAAFALLPAQNATGNWIKVVQRVPVRIALDAKEVAVHPLRVGMSMEATVDLSVQDGAVLADAATPRDAAQTQVYSGADNSADTLINKIIDSNLGEQSLPVVKP from the coding sequence ATGAGCGAACAAAATAAATCAGATATATCGCCAGTAACGGCTAATGCTGCTGCGCGCAAAAAATGGATGCTGGTGCTGGTAGTTGTATTCGTCCTGGTCGCACTTGCCTACCTTGTGCACTGGTATGTGCATGGCCGCAATTATGAATACAGTGATGACGCCTATGTGGCAGCAAATATCGTGCAGATTACGCCGCAAGTGGCGGGCACTGCCGTCGGCATTGCGGTGAATGAAACCGATTTTGTCCGTGCTGGTGAAGTGCTGGTGACTTTGGATAGCACCAATGCCCAGGTTGCATTGCGGGATGCAGAGGCGCAACTGGCGCAAACGGTGCGTGAAGTGCGTACGCTATATGCCGCTAATAACAGCCTGACTTCAACGTTGGCGCAACATCGTGCCGAGCTGGATCAGGCGCGTACGGATATGAGTAATGCGCAGGAGGATCTGGTTCGACGCCAGCCTTTGGTAGCTACTGGTGCAGTGTCACGGGAAGAGTTGCAACATGCGCAAACAGCGGTTGATGCTATGCGTAGCCATGTGGCGGCGTTGACTGCGGCGTTAAACACAGCGCAGCAACAGTTGCTGGCTAATCAGGCGCTGACCGGTGGTGTTGCAGTGCGTAATCATCCTCGTGTGCTGGCGGCGGCGGTTAAAGTGCAGCAGGCCTATCTGGATCTGCATCGCGTTGCGATACTGGCGCCTGTGGATGGCTATGTCGGTAAACGTAATGTGCAGCTGGGACAGCGTGTGGCGATTGGTGTGCCGTTGTTGACTATTATTCCGCTCAAGCAAATCTGGGTAGATGCAAATTACAAGGAATCGCAACTGCGCCGTATTCGCATTGGCCAGCCTGTTGCACTGACGGCTGACGTGTATGGTGACAAAGTCGATTATCACGGTCGTGTCGCTGGTATAGGGTCAGGTACGGGTGCAGCATTTGCCTTGTTACCTGCGCAGAATGCAACGGGTAACTGGATCAAAGTGGTGCAGCGTGTGCCTGTGCGGATAGCGCTGGATGCCAAAGAGGTGGCTGTGCATCCGTTACGGGTAGGCATGTCTATGGAGGCCACGGTGGATTTGTCCGTACAGGATGGCGCCGTGCTGGCGGATGCTGCTACGCCACGTGATGCTGCACAAACGCAAGTTTATAGTGGTGCAGATAATTCGGCAGATACGCTTATCAACAAGATTATCGACAGCAATCTTGGTGAGCAGTCATTGCCGGTAGTTAAGCCTTAA